The genomic segment GCACTTCGCGGCCTGCGGCGAGTTCCCCATGGACGAGTCCGACCTGGGCTCGCGCTACCTGCCCGCCGGCGTGATCTTCAACAACGACCTGTCCGTGGTCCACGACTTCGATCTGAAGAAGATCGAGGAGCACGTGGCCCACAGCTGGTACAAGGACGGCTCGCCCAAGCACCCGTGGCAGGGCGTCACCGAGCCCATGTACACCTCGCTGGACGAGATGGAGACGGGCAACACCGGCAAGTACAGCTGGATGAAGGCCCCGCGCTACGACGGCAAGGCCACCGAGGTCGGCCCCCTGGCCCAGGTGCTGGTCGCCTACGGCAAGGGCCATCCGCGCGTCAAGCCGGTGGTGGACCTGGTGCTCAAGCACCTGGGCGTCGGCCCCGCGGCCCTGTTCTCGACCCTGGGCCGCACCGCTGCCCGCTGCATCGAGACCAAGGTCATCGGTGACGAGATGGTCGCCTGGATCGAGAAGCTGGAAGCCAACGTGGCCGCCGGCAAGAAGGACATCGTGGCGCCCTTCAAGATGCCCGACTCCGCCTTCGGCGTCGGCTGCGTGAACGCCCCCCGCGGCTTCCTGTCGCACTGGATCGAGATCGAGGGCGGCAAGATCAAGAACTTCCAGCTGGTCGTCCCGTCCACCTGGAACCTTGGCCCGCGCTCGGACGACGGCGTCCTCTCCCCGGTGGAAGAGGCCCTGATCGGCACCCCGGTGTTCGATCCCAAGCGTCCGGTGGAAGTGCTGCGCACCATCCACTCCTACGACCCGTGCATCGCCTGCGGCGTGCACATCATCGACCCCAAGACCAACGAAACCTACAAGTTCAAGGTCTGCTAGGGTAGACAGGACACGAACGCTGGTTATACAAAGGGACCCGGCCCCCAGGGGTCGGGTCCCTTTTCCTGTTTTCACGGCAAGGAGCGCATGTGGCCGATCCGCAAAAGAATATCCTGGTGCTTGGCGTGGGCAACATCCTCTTGCGCGACGAGGGCGTCGGCGTGCGGGTGGTCGAGCGCCTGGAGCGCGAGTACGAATTTTCCGACAACGTGCGCCTCATGGACGGCGGAGTGCGCGGGATGATCCTCATGGACCCGATCATCGCCGCCGACCACGTGGTGGTCATCGACGCCGTGGTCAACGGCCACCCGCCGGGCACCCTCTACCGCCTGGAAGGCGACGACCTGCGCCTGTCCGTGGCCTTCAAGAACTCCGTGCACGACATGGACCTGCTCGAGACCATGTGCTGCTGCGAGCTGATTTCCGGCAAGCGCCCCAGCGCGACCATTATCGGCATCGAGCCCAAGGACTACCAGTCCGACCCCCTGGTGGCCCTGAGCCCGGAAATCGAGGACAGGATTCCCGAACTGATGGAGCGCGCCCTGGCGGAGATCAGGGCCGCAGGGGGCACCTGCGTGCCCCGCAACGACAACTAGACCAGGAGGAAACGCGGATGTGCCTGGCCACGCCATGCAAGATTGTCGAATACCTTGACGAGGACATCGCCCGGGTCCAGGTGGGCGA from the Desulfocurvus vexinensis DSM 17965 genome contains:
- a CDS encoding HyaD/HybD family hydrogenase maturation endopeptidase, with translation MADPQKNILVLGVGNILLRDEGVGVRVVERLEREYEFSDNVRLMDGGVRGMILMDPIIAADHVVVIDAVVNGHPPGTLYRLEGDDLRLSVAFKNSVHDMDLLETMCCCELISGKRPSATIIGIEPKDYQSDPLVALSPEIEDRIPELMERALAEIRAAGGTCVPRNDN